In Montipora capricornis isolate CH-2021 chromosome 4, ASM3666992v2, whole genome shotgun sequence, a single genomic region encodes these proteins:
- the LOC138046088 gene encoding uncharacterized protein: MDVTSLYTNIRQDEGITTVCKAYEAFYNRNIPIPTNSLKEMLQLILGENSFSFNGRNYLQTHGTAMGTQMAVAFANIFMSEVETEIRKASDIKPLQWKRYIDEVFSLWGCERDKIQLFINKANKHHPTIKFTAEISEKEINFLDTTIFKGERFHNDHILNIRTHFKSSQTFQYTYFTSCHAPGVGRGFIKGEALRLLRTNSSEHTLKDNIENFRLRLFKRGYPVNLVNSVLVEIQFKERESAFKNQNKGQKKILPFVTQYNPAIPNLKKILMSKWHRIENQP, translated from the coding sequence ATGGATGTAACTAGCCTGTACACTAACATTCGTCAAGACGAAGGAATTACAACCGTATGCAAAGCATACGAAGCCTTTTATAACAGGAACATCCCTATACCTACAAACTCGCTAAAAGAAATGCTGCAGTTAATACTGGGAGAGAATTCCTTCAGTTTTAATGGGAGAAATTATCTCCAGACCCATGGGACCGCAATGGGCACGCAGATGGCAGTGGCTTTTGCTAATATCTTCATGTCTGAAGTCGAGACAGAAATTCGAAAAGCGAGTGACATAAAACCATTGCAGTGGAAGAGATATATCGATGAAGTGTTTTCTCTATGGGGTTGTGAGAGAGATAAAATCCAGCTTTTTATTAACAAGGCTAATAAACACCACCCAACAATTAAATTCACGGCTGAAATAtcagaaaaggaaataaatttcCTAGATACCACAATCTTTAAAGGTGAAAGATTCCACAATGATCATATCTTGAACATCCGGACACATTTCAAATCATCACAGACCTTTCAGTACACATATTTTACTTCCTGTCACGCCCCAGGCGTCGGGAGAGGTTTCATAAAGGGAGAGGCACTCAGACTCCTCAGAACCAACTCCTCAGAACACACTCTCAAGGACAATATAGAAAACTTCAGATTGCGCCTGTTCAAACGAGGCTACCCAGTCAACCTGGTTAACAGCGTCCTTGTAGAAATACAATTCAAGGAGAGAGAGTCCGCCTTCAAGAatcaaaacaaaggtcaaaaGAAAATACTGCCTTTCGTCACGCAATACAATCCAGCAATACCTAACCTAAAGAAGATATTAATGAGCAAATGGCACCGCATAGAAAATCAACCCTGA